The proteins below come from a single Carassius carassius chromosome 11, fCarCar2.1, whole genome shotgun sequence genomic window:
- the LOC132152622 gene encoding uncharacterized protein LOC132152622, with the protein MSFTATPGHHGPWVHPQRRTRAGSRATTSPPPAFDISIRNRFAPLRETGRDAVIIGDSIVRHVSATLAEGKVHTHCLPGARVLDVSAQIPAILKVDESPRAVVLHAGVNDTTLRQTETLKRDFSSLIETVRSMTPAATIVVSGPLPTYRRGHERFSRLFALNEWLLSWCKEQKLLFVNNWNLFWERPRLFRADGLHPSRIGAELLSDNISRTLRSM; encoded by the coding sequence atgtccttcactgcgacgccgggacaccacggaccctgggtgcatccacagcggaggacgcgagccgggtcccgggcgacgacttctccccctcctgccttcgacatctccatccggaaccgcttcgctcccctccgcgagacaggacgcgacgctgtgatcatcggagactccatcgtccgacacgtaagtgctacgttagccgaaggtaaagtgcacactcattgtttgcctggtgctcgtgttctcgatgtttctgcacagatacccgcgatcctgaaggtcgacgagagccccagagcggtcgtgcttcacgccggggttaacgacaccacgctgcggcagacggagacgctgaagagggacttcagcagcctgatcgagacggttcgcagcatgacgcccgcggcgacgatcgtcgtgtctggaccactacccacgtatcgacgaggacacgaaaggttcagtagactttttgctttaaatgaatggttgttgtcatggtgtaaagaacagaaactgctatttgttaataactggaatcttttctgggagcgtcctaggctgtttcgcgctgatggattacaccccagcagaatcggagcggagctgctctctgacaacatctccaggacacttcgctccatgtga